From Brevibacillus marinus, a single genomic window includes:
- a CDS encoding ferredoxin: protein MTTWVDKETCIACGACGATAPDVFDYDDEGLAYNKLDDNTNTAEIPDILADDVRDAAEGCPTDSIKIEE from the coding sequence ATGACAACCTGGGTAGATAAAGAAACCTGTATTGCCTGTGGGGCTTGTGGAGCAACAGCTCCTGACGTGTTTGACTACGATGACGAAGGCCTCGCTTACAACAAACTGGATGACAATACCAATACAGCGGAAATTCCCGATATCTTGGCCGATGACGTCCGAGACGCCGCTGAAGGCTGTCCAACCGATTCGATCAAGATCGAGGAATAA
- a CDS encoding inorganic diphosphatase encodes MSFANKVVDAFIEIPRGSQNKYEYDKEAGVFRLDRVLYSPMHYPTEYGYLDKTLALDGDPLDILVLTTFPTFPGCVIKSRVIGVLIMSDDKGQDEKLLGVPVDDPRFDHVQTLDDVSPHVLKEISHFFERYKDLENKVTKIEGWQGPQEAAKLIDECLARYQEQK; translated from the coding sequence ATGTCATTTGCCAACAAAGTAGTTGATGCCTTTATTGAAATCCCGCGCGGGAGTCAAAACAAATACGAATACGACAAGGAAGCCGGCGTTTTCCGGCTGGATCGGGTGCTGTACTCGCCGATGCACTACCCCACGGAGTACGGTTACCTGGACAAGACGTTGGCACTGGACGGCGATCCGCTGGACATTCTCGTGCTGACCACCTTCCCGACCTTTCCCGGCTGCGTCATCAAAAGCCGCGTCATTGGCGTGCTGATCATGTCCGATGACAAAGGACAGGATGAGAAACTGCTGGGGGTACCGGTGGACGATCCCCGTTTCGACCATGTGCAGACGCTTGACGATGTATCGCCGCACGTGCTGAAGGAGATTTCCCACTTCTTCGAACGGTACAAAGACCTGGAGAATAAAGTCACGAAAATCGAGGGATGGCAAGGTCCCCAAGAGGCAGCCAAGTTGATCGACGAATGCCTCGCCCGCTATCAGGAGCAAAAATAG
- the serA gene encoding phosphoglycerate dehydrogenase: protein MFKVLITDPLSEHGIQQLLEAPDVEVVQQTNLSPSDLLAVIGEYDALLVRSQTQVTADVFAAGKRLKVVGRAGVGVDNIDLAAATQAGVVVINAPDGNTISTAEHSFAMLMAVARNIPQAHKKLVDGTWDRKSFQGVELNGKTLGVIGMGRIGSEVAKRAKAFNMKVIGYDPFLTEERAQKLGVIIGTVDDILREADFITVHTPLTKETRHMISSAELAKAKTGVRIVNCARGGIIDEKALYEAILSGKVAGAALDVYEEEPPTNNPLIGLPQVVTTPHLGASTVEAQENVAIDVSEELLKVLRGQPFKNAVNLPSIPAHVLERVQPYNELGEKLGSFLAQVTVGSLQEITITYSGELADVDTSPLTRTILKGILSYRLGDQVNFVNAPHLAKVREINVTEQKSTQSRGFTNLLTVELKTNLETRMVAGTRLNGYGSRIVKIDNYSIDLAPAGQLLYIHHNDRPGVIGRVGSILGSNDINIATMQVGRRDVGGDAIMVLTVDKPLSPELLDTLGELSEITSVTQLEL from the coding sequence ATGTTTAAAGTATTGATTACCGATCCGCTCAGCGAACATGGGATCCAGCAGCTGCTGGAAGCGCCGGATGTGGAAGTGGTTCAGCAGACGAACCTCTCCCCCAGCGACCTGCTCGCGGTGATCGGCGAATACGATGCGCTGCTGGTGCGCAGCCAGACGCAGGTGACGGCGGACGTGTTTGCCGCCGGCAAGCGGTTGAAAGTGGTTGGCCGGGCCGGCGTCGGCGTCGACAATATCGACTTGGCGGCGGCCACCCAGGCAGGTGTGGTGGTCATCAACGCGCCGGACGGGAACACCATCTCGACGGCCGAGCACTCCTTTGCCATGCTGATGGCGGTCGCCCGCAACATCCCGCAAGCGCACAAAAAGCTGGTCGACGGCACATGGGACCGGAAAAGCTTCCAAGGTGTCGAGCTGAACGGCAAAACGCTCGGCGTGATCGGGATGGGACGGATTGGTTCCGAGGTGGCGAAACGGGCCAAGGCGTTCAACATGAAAGTGATCGGCTACGATCCTTTCCTGACCGAAGAACGGGCGCAGAAGCTGGGCGTGATCATCGGCACGGTCGACGACATCCTGCGGGAGGCCGACTTCATCACCGTGCACACGCCGTTGACCAAGGAGACCCGGCACATGATCAGCTCGGCTGAGCTGGCCAAAGCGAAAACCGGCGTCCGCATTGTCAACTGCGCGCGCGGCGGGATCATCGACGAAAAAGCGCTTTATGAAGCAATCCTCAGCGGCAAAGTGGCAGGCGCCGCCCTTGACGTGTACGAAGAAGAGCCGCCCACAAACAATCCGCTGATCGGACTGCCGCAGGTGGTCACCACCCCGCATCTGGGGGCGTCGACGGTGGAAGCGCAAGAAAACGTGGCGATCGACGTGTCGGAGGAGCTGCTTAAAGTGCTGCGCGGCCAACCGTTCAAAAATGCGGTCAACCTCCCGTCGATCCCCGCGCACGTCCTGGAGCGGGTACAGCCGTACAACGAACTGGGCGAAAAGCTGGGCAGTTTCCTGGCGCAAGTGACGGTGGGATCGCTGCAGGAGATTACGATCACCTACAGCGGGGAACTGGCCGATGTCGATACGTCGCCGCTCACGCGGACCATTTTGAAGGGGATCCTCTCCTACCGCCTGGGCGATCAAGTGAACTTCGTCAACGCCCCGCACTTGGCGAAAGTGCGTGAGATCAATGTAACGGAACAAAAATCGACACAAAGCCGCGGCTTTACCAACCTGTTGACGGTTGAACTGAAAACCAATCTGGAGACGCGGATGGTCGCCGGAACCCGCCTGAACGGTTACGGCTCGCGGATCGTCAAGATCGACAACTACTCGATCGACCTGGCCCCCGCCGGTCAGCTGCTCTACATCCACCACAATGACCGTCCCGGTGTGATCGGGCGGGTGGGAAGCATCCTCGGCTCCAACGATATCAACATTGCCACGATGCAGGTGGGACGGCGCGACGTTGGCGGCGACGCGATCATGGTGCTCACCGTCGATAAGCCGCTCTCGCCGGAACTTTTGGACACGCTGGGCGAATTAAGCGAAATCACCAGCGTGACCCAGCTGGAGCTGTAA